In the Mytilus galloprovincialis chromosome 10, xbMytGall1.hap1.1, whole genome shotgun sequence genome, one interval contains:
- the LOC143048549 gene encoding uncharacterized protein LOC143048549, giving the protein MANPGGPIEICFSFDATCSMYEYIDEVKGKVQDLIQRLQADIPGIRIAVFAHGDYGSPTYVTKHIDFTTDVAELCNWVKNVKESRGGDWDECYELVLQEVQSLSWTPGSKRALVMIGDADPHEPGFRCGGKTYNIDWRAETYKLLMMNVTIYGVKCGDDDSSTEFFNKIAKATDGKFLTLKDFTNIFDLMMAICYREHDETLLQNYETEVRARGTTVHKDLEALFGNLRHTETDDMETAPSTPSRLVKIPSLTKPSSPLKTSTKPTVDPSRNLRTTRFKSKHERMMNKRNEERLEKYKLKNLPKLKRENVTQTNFMLNDAPWSRWQLAITPKSPEGVESHLWQKRRGDLTGYRKTEICNGQYQKPALYEFAVQTHEHCKRYVVYCKCNKGFTLDKGSWESRLLNNTDVRNEVEDVLKKGCRIFVRHFPLRKTSATTNKMDDLGHYDYAWRCQRSERISPRQLQVLN; this is encoded by the exons ATGGCTAACCCTGGAGGACCAATAGAAATATGTTTCTCCTTTGATGCAACCTGTTCTATGTATGAATATATTGACGAAGTAAAAGGAAAAGTTCAAGACTTAATACAACGTTTGCAAGCAGACATTCCTGGAATCAGAATAGCAGTGTTTGCGCATGGCGATTATGGCTCTCCCACCTATGTCACTAAACACATTGATTTCACTACAGACGTGGCAGAGCTGTGTAACTGGGTAAAGAATGTAAAAGAGAGCAGAGGAGGCGACTGGGATGAATGCTATGAACTCGTATTACAAGAAGTTCAGTCGTTGTCATGGACACCAGGATCAAAACGAGCATTGGTTATGATAGGGGACGCAGACCCCCATGAACCGGGATTTAGGTGTGGCGGGAAAACTTATAACATAGACTGGCGAGCCGAAACATATAAACTTTTAATGATG AATGTTACTATCTATGGAGTTAAATGTGGAGATGATGATTCATCAACAGAATTTTTCAACAAGATCGCCAAAGCAACTGATGGAAAATTCCTTACATTAAAAGACTTTACTAACATATTTGACCTAATGATGGCTATATGTTACAGAGAACATGATGAAACTCTTCTGCAG AATTATGAAACAGAAGTAAGAGCCAGAGGAACAACAGTTCACAAAGATTTAGAAGCTTTGTTTGGCAATCTACGACATACCGAAACAGATGACATGGAGACCGCCCCATCAACACCATCTCGTTTGGTAAAAATACCATCACTGACAAAACCATCATCACCACTGAAAACAAGTACCAAGCCAACAGTTGACCCAAGTAGAAATTTAAGAACAACACGGTTTAAATCTAAACACGAACGAATGATGAATAAAAGAAACGAGGAACGACTCGAAAAGTACAAG ttAAAAAATCTGCCGAAACTGAAAAGAGAAAACGTAACACAGACAAATTTCATGCTCAATGATGCCCCATGGTCAAGATGGCAATTAGCAATCACACCCAAATCACCAGAAGGAGTAGAATCTCATTTATGGCAAAAACGTAGAGGCGACTTGACAGGGTATCGTAAAACAGAAATATGTAATGGACAATACCAGAAACCAGCACTGTATGAATTCGCAGTTCAAACGCATGAACATTGTAAACGATATGTTGTATATTGTAAGTGTAACAAAGGGTTCACTTTggataaaggatcatgggaatcTAGACTGTTAAATAACACAGACGTTAGAAATGAGGTAGAAGATGTTTTAAAGAAAGGTTGTCGTATATTTGTTAGACACTTTCCTTTGAGAAAAACATCTGCGACAACAAACAAGATGGACGACCTTGGGCACTATGACTACGCATGGAGATGTCAAAGAAGTGAGAGAATATCCCCACGTCAACTACAAGTACTGAATTAA